A portion of the Actomonas aquatica genome contains these proteins:
- a CDS encoding HNH endonuclease, whose amino-acid sequence MDAVLEQPVLVLNRLWQAVNVIGAKRAFGLLARGHAQVVHHATEDFRVFSFMDWMDFSVHNPPLDELDAVHTPSTVVRLPRVILLTVFDKLPRKEIKLTRSNVFQRDKDTCQYCGQVFDREDLNLDHVIPRDRGGKTTWENIVCSCIRCNSRKANRLPHQAHMRLIRKPVRPKWRPVISLVLDNKQRERWKDFLDLAYWNVELEE is encoded by the coding sequence ATGGATGCTGTTCTAGAACAACCCGTGTTGGTGTTGAACCGCCTCTGGCAGGCGGTGAATGTCATCGGCGCCAAACGAGCCTTTGGTCTGCTAGCGAGAGGGCATGCTCAGGTGGTGCACCACGCCACTGAGGATTTTCGCGTCTTCTCTTTTATGGATTGGATGGACTTCTCGGTCCACAACCCGCCCCTCGACGAACTGGACGCGGTGCACACGCCCAGCACGGTGGTGCGGTTGCCGCGGGTGATCCTGCTCACCGTCTTCGACAAGTTGCCGCGCAAGGAGATCAAACTCACTCGCAGCAACGTGTTCCAGCGCGACAAGGATACCTGCCAGTATTGCGGGCAGGTGTTTGACCGGGAGGACCTGAATCTCGACCACGTGATCCCGCGCGACCGCGGCGGCAAAACGACGTGGGAGAACATCGTGTGCTCCTGCATCCGCTGCAATTCGCGCAAGGCCAACCGCCTGCCGCACCAGGCGCACATGCGGCTCATCCGCAAGCCGGTGCGGCCCAAGTGGCGTCCGGTCATCTCGCTGGTGCTGGACAACAAACAGCGCGAGCGGTGGAAGGACTTCCTCGATCTGGCCTATTGGAACGTGGAGCTGGAGGAGTAG
- the glpQ gene encoding glycerophosphodiester phosphodiesterase: MTLAALASTVLACALMTTAAAASSPLVIAHRGASGVLPEHTLPAAAFAYAQGADYIEQDLVMSRDDVLVVLHDIHLDTTTDVATRYPSRHREDGRFYAIDFDWAELQTLTVRERFDPRTGEAVFPQRFPSGDGPFRLCRMEDQIQLIQGLNHSTGRTVGLYPEIKDPAWHHSEGKDPGTALIALLAHYGYDSADDPVFVQCFDPAELKRLRRETGTTLPFIQLTGGDLPLTDANLTDFATYAQGIGPHLGQILRADGQPQPAVAAAHARGLLIHPYTVRADALPPGVPHIDVLLDLLLHQAKVDGVFTDHAAATIAFLRR; the protein is encoded by the coding sequence ATGACCCTCGCCGCCCTCGCCTCCACGGTGCTAGCCTGCGCCCTCATGACCACCGCAGCCGCCGCGTCTTCCCCCCTCGTGATTGCCCACCGCGGCGCGAGTGGCGTGCTGCCGGAACACACCCTACCCGCCGCCGCCTTCGCCTACGCGCAGGGGGCCGACTACATCGAGCAGGACCTCGTCATGTCGCGCGACGATGTGCTCGTCGTGCTTCACGACATCCACCTCGACACCACCACCGATGTCGCCACGCGCTACCCCTCCCGCCACCGCGAGGACGGCCGCTTCTACGCCATCGATTTTGATTGGGCCGAGCTGCAAACCCTCACCGTGCGCGAACGCTTCGATCCCCGCACCGGCGAAGCCGTGTTCCCGCAGCGTTTCCCGAGCGGCGATGGCCCGTTCCGCCTCTGCCGCATGGAGGATCAAATTCAACTGATCCAGGGCCTCAACCACAGCACCGGCCGCACCGTCGGCCTGTATCCGGAAATCAAGGACCCCGCCTGGCACCACAGCGAGGGCAAGGACCCCGGCACCGCCCTCATCGCCCTGCTCGCCCACTACGGCTACGACTCCGCCGACGACCCGGTCTTCGTCCAGTGCTTCGATCCCGCCGAGCTCAAGCGCCTCCGCCGCGAGACCGGCACCACCCTGCCCTTCATTCAGCTCACCGGCGGCGACTTGCCGCTGACCGACGCCAACCTCACCGACTTCGCCACCTACGCCCAAGGCATCGGACCACACCTCGGTCAGATCCTCCGGGCCGACGGCCAACCGCAACCGGCCGTCGCCGCCGCCCACGCCCGCGGTCTGTTGATCCATCCCTACACCGTGCGCGCCGACGCCCTGCCGCCCGGCGTGCCGCACATCGACGTGCTCCTCGATCTGCTCCTGCACCAAGCGAAGGTCGATGGCGTCTTCACCGATCACGCCGCCGCCACCATTGCCTTTCTGCGCCGGTAG
- a CDS encoding alkaline phosphatase D family protein produces MLRRHFLQRFLQGAGCFAVSAALPFRSQLWAATSAQPGAFHFPQGLASGDPTPSSVMLWTRVEPLTGPTAEPIALVLQVATDTEFRQVVAERTVMATAASDHTVRVYVEELSPDTIYYYRFRAGADVTHLLGRTRTAPAPDSDRAINLAFASCQSYEGGYYHAWRTLVNEDLAAPADHQLDFVLHLGDFIYEALGYGGARQIDGLPSGGGTPPEWAGGVYALTLEDYRFLYKTYLADPDLQAARARWPFINTWDDHEFSDDCWQSVSTYTAQPLAEQRRKVAANQAWFEFIPAVLSDLPASTIVPNAARDFTFAAVEDAPLAGTVDAHGLDTEPNNLRAIDTLSIYRSFRYGRHVELVVTDTRSHRSEHPVPGELNQQISGSARYVTPWELIKIFDAGRTFNGGQPPAEIPLGDKTIPNVRRDRPAGTMLGAEQKDWFKNVLRETDATWKLWGNSLPLQPLRLDFHHLDPAKGAELAFTTDCWDGYPSERAELLGFVDDHGINNFVSLTGDHHCHFAGAVAPDFDADSPRWVGAEFAVAGISSQSLFEGVLSYTKPDNPLRPLTAFELGNALAANLNTSFLWGTKAAMTAAKTGGDLTAAAAARNPRQNRHLAYCDTHSYGVARARVTADRIQVEHLAIVPPLTPRGDVGAELQRRVHFELPAWAPGDPAPKLASPQFEGEKPFPLT; encoded by the coding sequence GTGCTTCGTCGCCACTTCCTCCAACGCTTCCTCCAGGGCGCGGGCTGCTTCGCCGTCTCCGCCGCCCTGCCCTTTCGCTCCCAACTCTGGGCCGCCACCAGCGCGCAGCCCGGCGCGTTTCACTTCCCGCAGGGCCTCGCCTCCGGTGACCCGACCCCGTCCAGCGTGATGCTTTGGACGCGCGTCGAACCTCTCACCGGTCCAACCGCCGAACCCATCGCGCTCGTGCTGCAGGTCGCAACCGACACCGAGTTCCGCCAGGTCGTCGCCGAGCGCACCGTCATGGCCACCGCCGCCAGCGACCACACCGTGCGCGTCTACGTGGAGGAGCTGTCGCCCGACACGATCTACTATTACCGCTTCCGCGCCGGTGCCGACGTCACCCACCTGCTCGGTCGCACCCGCACCGCCCCGGCCCCCGACAGCGACCGCGCCATCAACCTCGCCTTCGCTTCCTGCCAGAGCTACGAGGGCGGGTATTACCACGCGTGGCGCACCCTCGTGAACGAGGACCTCGCCGCTCCGGCCGACCACCAACTCGACTTCGTCCTCCACCTCGGTGACTTCATTTACGAGGCCCTCGGCTACGGTGGCGCTCGCCAGATCGACGGTCTGCCCAGCGGCGGCGGCACGCCCCCCGAATGGGCCGGCGGCGTCTACGCGCTCACCCTCGAAGACTACCGCTTCCTCTACAAAACCTACCTCGCCGATCCCGACCTCCAGGCCGCCCGCGCTCGCTGGCCCTTCATCAACACCTGGGACGACCACGAGTTCTCCGACGACTGCTGGCAATCGGTCTCCACCTACACCGCCCAGCCTCTCGCCGAGCAGCGCCGCAAGGTCGCCGCCAATCAGGCTTGGTTCGAGTTCATCCCCGCCGTCCTCTCCGATCTGCCCGCCTCCACCATCGTGCCCAACGCCGCCCGCGACTTCACCTTCGCCGCCGTCGAGGACGCGCCCTTGGCCGGCACCGTCGATGCGCACGGCCTGGACACCGAGCCCAACAACCTGCGCGCCATCGACACCCTGTCGATCTACCGCTCCTTCCGCTACGGCCGCCACGTTGAACTTGTCGTCACCGACACCCGTTCCCACCGCTCCGAACACCCGGTGCCCGGCGAGCTCAATCAGCAGATCTCCGGCTCCGCCCGCTACGTCACCCCGTGGGAACTCATCAAAATTTTCGACGCCGGCCGCACCTTCAACGGCGGTCAGCCGCCCGCCGAAATCCCGCTCGGCGACAAGACCATCCCCAACGTCCGCCGCGACCGTCCCGCCGGCACCATGCTCGGTGCCGAGCAAAAGGACTGGTTCAAAAACGTGCTCCGCGAAACCGATGCCACCTGGAAACTCTGGGGCAACTCCCTGCCCCTCCAGCCCCTGCGTCTCGATTTCCATCACCTCGATCCAGCCAAAGGCGCCGAACTCGCCTTCACCACCGATTGCTGGGACGGCTACCCGTCCGAGCGCGCCGAGCTCCTCGGTTTCGTCGACGATCACGGCATCAACAATTTTGTGTCCCTCACCGGTGATCATCACTGCCACTTTGCCGGCGCGGTTGCCCCTGATTTCGACGCCGATTCGCCGCGTTGGGTTGGCGCTGAGTTCGCCGTCGCCGGCATCAGTTCCCAGAGCCTGTTCGAGGGGGTGCTCTCCTACACCAAACCCGACAACCCGCTGCGCCCCCTGACGGCCTTCGAGCTCGGCAACGCCCTGGCCGCCAACCTCAACACCAGTTTCCTCTGGGGCACCAAGGCCGCCATGACCGCCGCCAAAACCGGCGGCGACCTCACCGCCGCCGCCGCCGCGCGCAACCCGCGCCAAAACCGTCACCTCGCCTACTGCGACACCCACAGCTACGGCGTCGCCCGGGCCCGTGTCACCGCCGATCGGATACAGGTCGAACACCTCGCCATCGTGCCACCGCTCACGCCCCGTGGCGATGTCGGGGCCGAGCTGCAACGCCGCGTCCACTTCGAGCTGCCCGCCTGGGCACCTGGTGACCCGGCCCCCAAACTCGCCTCGCCGCAGTTTGAGGGCGAAAAGCCCTTCCCGCTCACTTGA
- a CDS encoding TonB-dependent receptor: MSTSRHLARLALALTVSTATVHAQSASEAPSDVISLEAVEVTSQLRVQEIQDVPIPVTALTGSALEAYGIRQYKDLAPFVPGFMVQEQSPNNPGINIRGVTTDSGDPRSETRVSLFQDGVSISRSRGSVVELFDMERVEVLKGPQGTLFGRGAEIGAVSLIQRKAQNTTAARLTAGFGNFNRTEIEGMVNAPIVADQLFGRVAFTAVQHDGTIDNVADGSTLNGKDTQAVRASLRWQPQPTTTVDLILNYQVDTPPGTSFKSGTIAPPGGDTSPYTFAALNRGRDLYIDRSVWGATLLIDHELAGAWSLSSITGWRKFDSFEQFDADGSFVPLLEFAEDATGDQFSQEFRLNYKNGGPFVGFIGAGYFHETGSQVVPFYGNEQQIWPFLSGNFRDGIIAAGVPAALANAAIPAVNPFAPVSAYPASMALFANPALPPSLQGLAFLAGVPLKGSHVEEYANHGETTAWDLFADGTYQLTDRLELTGGVRFTAEDITSGYEASRLSSTPSTVGFILGGGENIVFTPTNGVLEASDDSTGWVGRVSARYSLNDLTSAYASVSRGRRPNAITIDATGTPNYLKEEIVWNYEVGVKGVSANRRINWSAAAFTYNYNNFQTTIADPSTPGRFIATDAGNATGTGFEATFQGAVTDTITLFASYGYTDATFDETGDNGQPQEFAGYSFRLTARNTAALGATLNFPLGNNGNLWLTPVVQYKSKHYFDDNNAMFGGILSEDGYTLLNLRAGWRSPNGRWEIGAWAQNLTDEDYLIDAGNTGGSFGIPTFIAGSPRLWGLNATFNY, translated from the coding sequence ATGAGCACTTCGCGCCACCTCGCCCGCCTTGCCCTCGCGCTGACCGTCTCAACCGCCACGGTCCACGCCCAATCCGCTTCGGAGGCTCCCTCCGACGTCATCAGTCTCGAAGCCGTTGAGGTCACCTCCCAGCTCCGCGTGCAGGAGATCCAGGACGTGCCGATTCCGGTCACTGCCCTCACCGGTTCCGCCCTCGAAGCCTACGGCATCCGCCAATACAAGGACCTCGCGCCATTCGTGCCGGGCTTCATGGTGCAGGAGCAGTCGCCCAACAACCCCGGCATCAACATCCGCGGCGTCACCACCGACAGCGGCGACCCGCGCAGCGAGACCCGCGTTTCGCTCTTCCAAGACGGCGTCTCCATCAGCCGTTCCCGTGGCAGCGTCGTTGAACTCTTCGACATGGAACGCGTCGAGGTGCTCAAAGGACCGCAGGGCACCCTCTTCGGCCGCGGCGCCGAAATCGGCGCAGTGTCCCTCATCCAGCGCAAAGCCCAGAACACGACCGCCGCCCGCCTCACCGCCGGCTTTGGCAACTTCAACCGCACCGAGATCGAGGGCATGGTCAACGCCCCCATCGTCGCCGACCAACTTTTCGGTCGCGTCGCCTTCACCGCCGTCCAACACGATGGCACCATCGACAACGTCGCCGACGGTTCCACCCTCAACGGCAAAGACACCCAGGCCGTGCGCGCGTCCCTCCGCTGGCAGCCGCAGCCCACCACCACCGTCGACCTCATCCTCAACTACCAGGTCGACACCCCGCCTGGCACCTCCTTCAAGAGCGGCACCATCGCGCCTCCCGGCGGCGATACCTCCCCCTACACCTTCGCGGCCCTCAACCGCGGCCGCGACCTCTACATCGATCGCAGCGTCTGGGGCGCCACCCTCCTGATCGACCACGAACTCGCCGGCGCCTGGTCGCTTTCCTCCATCACCGGTTGGCGCAAGTTCGACTCCTTTGAGCAGTTCGACGCCGACGGTTCCTTCGTGCCCCTCCTCGAGTTCGCCGAAGACGCCACCGGCGATCAGTTCAGCCAGGAGTTCCGCCTCAACTACAAAAACGGCGGCCCCTTCGTCGGCTTCATTGGCGCCGGCTACTTCCACGAGACCGGTTCCCAAGTCGTGCCCTTCTACGGCAACGAGCAACAGATCTGGCCCTTCCTCTCCGGCAACTTCCGCGACGGCATCATCGCCGCCGGAGTCCCCGCCGCCCTCGCCAACGCCGCCATCCCTGCAGTCAATCCCTTCGCCCCCGTCAGCGCTTACCCGGCCTCCATGGCCCTCTTCGCCAACCCGGCCCTGCCGCCGTCCCTGCAAGGCCTCGCCTTCCTCGCCGGCGTCCCGCTCAAAGGCTCCCACGTCGAGGAATACGCCAACCACGGTGAGACGACCGCCTGGGATCTCTTCGCCGATGGCACCTACCAACTCACCGATCGCCTCGAACTCACCGGCGGCGTGCGCTTCACCGCCGAGGACATCACCTCCGGCTACGAGGCCAGCCGCCTGAGCTCCACCCCCTCCACCGTGGGCTTCATCCTCGGCGGCGGCGAAAATATCGTCTTCACCCCGACCAACGGCGTGCTCGAAGCCAGCGACGACTCCACCGGTTGGGTTGGCCGCGTCAGCGCCCGCTACAGCCTCAACGACCTCACCAGCGCCTACGCCTCCGTCTCCCGCGGCCGCCGCCCCAACGCCATCACCATCGACGCGACCGGCACGCCGAACTACCTGAAAGAGGAAATCGTCTGGAACTACGAGGTCGGCGTGAAGGGCGTCTCCGCCAACCGCCGCATCAACTGGAGCGCCGCGGCCTTCACCTACAATTACAACAACTTCCAGACCACCATCGCCGATCCCAGCACGCCCGGCCGCTTCATCGCGACCGACGCCGGCAACGCCACCGGCACCGGCTTCGAAGCCACCTTCCAAGGCGCGGTGACCGACACGATCACCCTCTTCGCCAGCTACGGCTACACCGACGCCACCTTTGACGAGACCGGCGACAACGGCCAGCCGCAGGAATTTGCCGGCTACAGCTTCCGTCTCACCGCCCGCAATACCGCGGCCCTCGGCGCCACCCTCAATTTCCCGCTCGGCAACAACGGCAACCTCTGGCTCACCCCGGTCGTGCAATACAAGTCGAAGCACTACTTCGACGACAACAACGCCATGTTCGGCGGCATCCTCAGCGAGGACGGCTACACCTTGCTCAACCTGCGCGCCGGCTGGCGCTCGCCCAACGGCCGCTGGGAAATCGGCGCCTGGGCGCAGAACCTGACCGACGAGGACTACCTCATCGACGCGGGCAACACCGGCGGCTCCTTCGGGATTCCGACCTTCATCGCCGGCTCCCCGCGCCTGTGGGGCCTCAACGCGACCTTCAACTACTGA
- a CDS encoding GAF domain-containing protein yields the protein MELPPDSRTLPALYRISSLAGRKDEPRAILLAILKAVIEAVGATSGDISLLNPDTGKLEIEIADETNSAGYDDLSLRLGQGITGWVAFHGRPQLVHDVGLDPRYVRVRDNVRTEMVTPMIGSNGQVMGVINVDGEEPGCFNDTDLELMLILTEEATSVMERHWELQNLRGKERQLQSLISIGQTLVTKLEPEDLFNSLTQDARSITAARACALYLHEPETSGGAARLVAYDGPTPTTLPEGALPLDSCLVASAIHTRRAVEFSNVQSREFVDVIDLPREASLRSILATPLQIEDEIIGVLAIFTDTTHRFNNDEKRLVRALASLGAVALQNSRLYARVFQSEATLRKNEQLTTLGLLAAEIAHEIRNPLTVLKLLFSTLRLEYPDDDPRKTDVRVITEKLDQLEAIVSRVLNFAKAPSSLHSRWNVTDIIEDTLVLIRLKLTQGKIHLRFEPPDIPLVIDVNKGQLQQVLLNLLLNATQVMPNGGTITVSTSVETRAEGGRQVCISVTDTGPGIHPSMRDRIFDSFLSGRPDGTGLGLSIAKRILVSHHGDLELRSTGPEGTTMALLLPLA from the coding sequence GTGGAGCTGCCGCCCGATTCACGCACCCTTCCCGCGCTTTACCGCATCAGTTCGCTCGCCGGTCGCAAAGACGAACCGCGCGCGATCCTGCTCGCCATTCTTAAGGCCGTCATCGAAGCCGTCGGAGCCACCTCCGGCGACATTTCCCTGCTCAATCCCGACACCGGAAAGCTGGAGATCGAGATCGCCGACGAAACCAACAGCGCCGGCTACGACGACCTTTCCCTGCGTCTCGGTCAGGGCATCACCGGCTGGGTCGCTTTCCATGGCCGCCCCCAACTCGTCCACGACGTCGGTCTGGATCCGCGCTACGTCCGCGTTCGCGACAACGTGCGCACCGAGATGGTCACTCCCATGATCGGCTCCAACGGTCAGGTGATGGGCGTCATCAATGTCGATGGCGAAGAACCGGGTTGTTTCAACGATACTGACCTCGAGCTCATGCTCATCCTCACCGAGGAAGCCACCTCGGTCATGGAGCGCCACTGGGAGCTGCAAAACCTCCGCGGCAAGGAACGCCAACTCCAGTCCCTCATCTCCATCGGTCAGACCCTCGTCACCAAACTCGAGCCCGAGGATCTCTTCAACAGCCTCACGCAGGACGCCCGCAGTATCACCGCCGCCCGTGCCTGCGCCCTCTACCTCCACGAGCCGGAAACCAGCGGCGGCGCCGCCCGCCTCGTTGCCTACGACGGCCCCACGCCCACCACCTTGCCCGAGGGCGCCCTCCCGCTCGACTCCTGCCTGGTCGCCTCCGCCATTCACACCCGCCGCGCCGTCGAATTCTCCAACGTCCAGTCCCGCGAGTTTGTCGACGTGATCGACCTGCCCCGCGAAGCCAGCCTGCGCTCCATCCTCGCCACCCCGCTCCAGATCGAGGACGAAATCATCGGCGTGCTGGCCATCTTCACCGACACCACCCACCGCTTTAACAACGACGAAAAACGCCTCGTCCGCGCCCTCGCCTCCCTCGGCGCCGTCGCCCTGCAAAACTCCCGCCTCTACGCCCGCGTTTTCCAAAGCGAAGCCACCCTGCGCAAAAACGAACAGCTCACCACCCTGGGTCTGCTCGCCGCCGAGATCGCCCACGAGATCCGCAACCCGCTCACGGTGCTCAAACTCCTCTTCAGCACCCTGCGCCTCGAATACCCCGACGACGATCCGCGCAAAACCGACGTGCGCGTCATCACCGAAAAACTCGACCAACTCGAGGCCATCGTTTCGCGCGTGCTCAACTTCGCCAAAGCCCCCTCCAGCCTGCACTCGCGCTGGAATGTCACCGACATCATCGAGGACACCCTCGTCCTCATCCGCCTCAAACTCACCCAGGGCAAAATCCACCTGCGCTTCGAGCCGCCCGACATCCCACTGGTCATCGACGTCAACAAGGGCCAGCTCCAACAGGTGCTGCTCAACCTCCTGCTCAACGCCACCCAGGTCATGCCTAACGGCGGCACCATCACCGTGAGCACCAGCGTCGAGACCCGCGCCGAGGGCGGTCGCCAGGTTTGTATCAGCGTTACGGATACCGGCCCCGGCATTCACCCGAGCATGCGCGACCGCATCTTCGACTCCTTCCTCTCCGGCCGCCCCGACGGCACCGGCCTCGGTCTCTCCATAGCCAAACGCATCCTCGTCAGCCACCACGGTGATCTCGAGCTGCGCTCCACCGGCCCCGAAGGCACCACCATGGCCCTCCTCCTCCCGCTGGCCTGA
- a CDS encoding gamma-glutamylcyclotransferase family protein, with translation MTTSTAPTTAPTRHRVFVYGTLKQGGSNHAFLEGQTYLGDARTVPGYKLYLVADYPGMVRDPSDQRGVTGELWEVDTPTLAELDRLEGIDEKLYRRDPIPLLPPHDTTPVETYIYLRNIRGRRPFVDGHWPVRFPAT, from the coding sequence ATGACCACCTCCACCGCGCCCACCACCGCGCCCACCCGCCACCGCGTTTTCGTCTACGGCACCCTCAAACAGGGCGGCTCCAACCACGCCTTCCTCGAGGGCCAGACCTACCTCGGCGACGCCCGCACCGTGCCCGGCTACAAACTCTATCTGGTCGCCGACTACCCGGGCATGGTCCGCGACCCATCCGACCAACGCGGCGTCACCGGCGAGCTCTGGGAGGTCGACACCCCCACCCTCGCCGAGCTCGATCGTCTCGAAGGCATCGACGAAAAACTCTACCGCCGCGACCCGATCCCCTTGTTGCCGCCCCACGACACCACCCCGGTCGAAACCTACATCTATTTGCGCAACATTCGCGGCCGCCGCCCCTTCGTCGACGGTCACTGGCCGGTGCGATTTCCCGCCACCTGA
- a CDS encoding PP2C family protein-serine/threonine phosphatase, whose protein sequence is MPEAESAPPPGGPPLSLHWSGHSDVGRFRKNNEDTFLGLRFNGHDINYLGKVGSASLSDNDFVFAVSDGMGGKAAGEFASKITIEKTTQLLPRSFRHSAAGMASGFNDVLEELFQRIHKALTYLGSAYEECAGMGATLSLAWFTPGWLYFGHVGDSRIYYFPKIGGMKQLTHDHTRPGWLRRRGEINEREARNHPAKNSLQQSLGSSFQFLEPQIGAVGCDAGDRFLLCSDGLIDGLWDHRIEDAVRESHDPEIGRLLVEEAVRASGRDNTTALVIDVHA, encoded by the coding sequence ATGCCTGAAGCTGAGTCCGCGCCCCCTCCGGGTGGCCCCCCCCTCTCTCTCCACTGGTCCGGCCACTCCGACGTGGGCCGCTTCCGCAAGAACAACGAGGACACCTTCCTTGGTCTGCGTTTCAACGGCCACGATATCAACTACCTCGGCAAGGTCGGCTCCGCCTCGCTCTCCGACAACGACTTCGTCTTCGCCGTCAGCGACGGCATGGGCGGCAAAGCCGCCGGTGAATTTGCCTCCAAAATCACCATCGAGAAGACCACCCAACTCCTCCCCCGCAGCTTCCGCCACAGCGCCGCCGGCATGGCCTCCGGTTTCAACGATGTCTTGGAAGAGCTCTTCCAACGCATCCACAAAGCCCTCACCTACCTCGGGTCCGCCTACGAGGAATGCGCCGGCATGGGCGCCACCCTCAGCCTGGCTTGGTTCACTCCCGGCTGGCTCTATTTCGGCCATGTCGGCGACAGCCGCATCTATTATTTCCCCAAGATCGGGGGCATGAAACAGCTCACCCACGATCACACCCGCCCCGGCTGGCTGCGCCGCCGCGGCGAGATCAACGAGCGCGAGGCCCGCAACCATCCTGCCAAAAACTCTCTGCAACAGTCTCTCGGCAGCAGTTTCCAATTTCTCGAGCCGCAGATCGGCGCCGTCGGCTGCGACGCCGGAGATCGTTTTCTACTCTGCTCCGACGGGCTCATCGACGGCCTCTGGGATCACCGCATCGAAGACGCCGTGCGCGAGTCCCACGATCCCGAGATCGGCCGCCTCCTCGTTGAAGAAGCCGTGCGCGCCTCCGGCCGCGACAATACCACCGCGCTGGTGATCGACGTGCACGCATGA
- a CDS encoding serine/threonine protein phosphatase, whose product MPEIKDTARATVHIGFDGRVHKHYRGARARERFETEVAVLRHLEQRDCPFVPKLLESDPEALSIITTNCGTRVEHLSSRKLKLLFGELEDYGVRHEDPFLRNVTYRAADGRFCLIDFEFATLLDDPSVSLKPDPDPEDEDQTPAPDA is encoded by the coding sequence ATGCCTGAGATCAAGGATACCGCTCGCGCCACCGTTCACATCGGCTTCGACGGTCGGGTCCACAAGCACTACCGCGGCGCCCGCGCCCGGGAACGCTTTGAGACCGAAGTCGCCGTCCTGCGTCATCTTGAGCAGCGCGACTGTCCATTTGTGCCCAAACTCCTCGAGTCCGATCCAGAGGCCCTCTCGATCATCACCACCAACTGCGGCACCCGCGTCGAACACCTCAGCTCCCGCAAGCTGAAGCTGCTGTTCGGTGAACTCGAAGACTACGGCGTGCGCCATGAAGACCCTTTCTTGCGCAACGTCACCTACCGGGCGGCCGACGGTCGCTTCTGTCTGATCGATTTCGAGTTTGCCACCCTGCTCGATGATCCCTCGGTCTCCCTCAAGCCCGACCCCGATCCCGAAGACGAAGACCAAACGCCTGCCCCCGATGCCTGA
- a CDS encoding glutamine synthetase beta-grasp domain-containing protein codes for MAKLKLEYIWLDGYTPVAGLRGKTKIVDGDPEKFTLEDCPMWGFDGSSTKQAEGKSSDCLLKPVGLYPDSSRENGFIVMTEVLLPDGSPHPTNTRATILDDEGTWFGFEQEYFFYQDGRPLGFPEGGYPAPQGPYYTGVGYKSVGDIARTIVEEHLDACIDAGINHEGINAEVAKGQWEFQIFGKGSKKAADEIWVARYLLLRIGEKYGVDIEFHCKPLLGAYDDPLDWNGSGMHCNFSTEYMRTVGGKEYFEKLMEAFSKYREEHIAVYGPDNHLRLTGLHETQSIDQFSWGIADRGASIRVPHSFANNGWKGYLEDRRPNSAGDPYAIAGRILQTIATVPTS; via the coding sequence ATGGCCAAACTGAAACTGGAATACATCTGGCTCGACGGTTACACCCCCGTCGCCGGCCTCCGCGGTAAAACTAAGATCGTCGATGGCGATCCCGAGAAGTTCACCCTCGAAGACTGCCCGATGTGGGGCTTCGACGGTTCCTCGACCAAGCAGGCGGAGGGTAAGAGCTCCGATTGTTTGCTCAAGCCGGTCGGCCTTTATCCGGACAGCAGCCGTGAGAATGGCTTCATTGTCATGACCGAGGTGCTTCTCCCGGACGGTTCCCCGCACCCGACCAACACTCGCGCCACCATCCTCGACGACGAGGGCACCTGGTTCGGCTTCGAGCAGGAATACTTCTTCTACCAAGACGGTCGTCCGCTCGGTTTCCCCGAGGGCGGCTACCCGGCCCCGCAGGGTCCCTACTACACCGGCGTCGGTTACAAGTCCGTCGGTGACATCGCCCGCACCATCGTCGAGGAGCATCTCGACGCCTGTATCGATGCCGGCATCAACCACGAGGGCATCAATGCCGAGGTCGCCAAGGGCCAGTGGGAATTCCAGATCTTCGGCAAGGGCTCCAAGAAGGCCGCCGACGAGATTTGGGTCGCTCGCTACCTCCTCCTCCGCATCGGTGAAAAGTATGGCGTGGACATCGAGTTCCACTGCAAGCCGCTCCTCGGTGCCTACGACGATCCGCTCGATTGGAACGGCTCCGGTATGCACTGCAACTTCTCCACCGAATACATGCGCACGGTTGGTGGTAAGGAATACTTCGAGAAGCTCATGGAAGCCTTCTCCAAGTATCGCGAAGAGCACATCGCCGTCTACGGTCCGGACAATCACCTCCGCCTCACCGGTCTGCACGAGACCCAGTCGATCGACCAGTTCTCCTGGGGCATCGCCGACCGCGGTGCGTCGATCCGCGTCCCGCACAGCTTCGCCAACAATGGTTGGAAGGGCTACCTCGAGGATCGCCGTCCGAACTCCGCCGGCGACCCCTACGCCATCGCCGGTCGCATCCTCCAGACGATCGCTACGGTTCCGACCAGCTAA